One Terriglobia bacterium genomic region harbors:
- a CDS encoding multifunctional oxoglutarate decarboxylase/oxoglutarate dehydrogenase thiamine pyrophosphate-binding subunit/dihydrolipoyllysine-residue succinyltransferase subunit: MTAPEIDEVLFEEFGVNARYVVDLFQRFQHDPSSVDEDWQAFFAGLLRRDEGDAPDRGAVAGIDTSGGAAPGPGMKGPLPAVQIGTSLPEAVSAPGMSGVSATPLAERTALRGGALRIVENMEASLGVPTATSQRQIPIKLLDENRRLVNQYLEPTGRKVSYTHLIIRALLKALEHFPQLNDSHEEIDGTSYRVHHPDIHLGIAVNVMSQDGTHTLVVPNMKSAQQLSFPELIRAYDDVIRRAREGKLEVADFQGTTVSLTNPGTLGTTVSNPRLMAGQGLIVATGAIEFPPEYLAMAPEAISWLGISKVITLTSTYDHRIIQGAESGAFLAFVDELLRGQHSFYDEVFSELRIPYRPYHWAVDLNPAILGEQHHRDEVRKQARVLELINAYRVRGHLIADIDPLGWREVRYHPELDIETYGLTIWDLDRQFITTGLGGAETAPLREVVTRLRRFYCGKVGIEYRHIQSPQEKEWIRARVEDDLPPVPKEVKQQILWKLISAEQFERFLATKYPGQKRYSIQGAEVIVALLDQLIESAARYQVQDLTIGMSHRGRLNVIANVIGRFCERIFTDFEGSVHPRFPHDQHDVKYHRGASGVRETASGHPVSLTVLPNPSHLEFVDPVVEGIVRAKQDLRTGSASTPRGMHDPARNQVLAVLVHGDAAFVGEGIVAETLNLSQLPGYTTQGTIHFIVNNQLGFTTPPEEGRSSTYSSDVARMVQAPIFHVNGDDPETAYQVLQIALEYRQEFHKDVVIDVVGFRREGHNEGDEPTYTQPVMYRLIRAHPGVRQLYADKLVREGIYEGPTVANLIEERMRRYENALLGAKEIVARQFSAPHLSERSEETGPEEGPPTGVDHATLYEIARVATTVPTGFNVNPKIVGLLARRAKMVDGARAVDWGMAETLAFGSLLLEGTAVRLAGQDTVRGTFSQRHATLYDTQTGTPWTPLEGASTDPARFRVYDSPLSEASALGFEYGYSVAAPQALVLWEAQFGDFVNAAQVIVDQFVAAGEDKWNQTSRIVLLLPHGYEGQGPEHSSARLERFLQLCAQGNLQVACCSTAAQYFHLLRRQARQKLSKPLVVFTPKSLLRFPEASSPIEEFTHGIFQPILGDGTGPPPAKVERVLICSGKIYFELNTERGKTGDQKTAILRLEQFYPFPRIQLAGHLNTYPRASEIRWVQEEPQNMGGWGFVEKYLQSLLKPEQRLRYVGRATSASTATGSHTVHQMEQQKIVAEAFA; the protein is encoded by the coding sequence ATGACTGCACCGGAGATCGACGAAGTCCTATTTGAAGAATTTGGCGTCAACGCCAGGTATGTCGTCGATCTCTTTCAGAGATTTCAGCACGACCCGTCCTCGGTTGATGAGGATTGGCAGGCCTTCTTTGCGGGGCTTCTCAGGCGAGACGAGGGTGATGCTCCTGACCGGGGAGCGGTTGCCGGCATTGATACCTCGGGAGGTGCAGCCCCGGGCCCTGGCATGAAAGGACCCCTCCCGGCCGTCCAAATTGGGACTTCTTTGCCGGAGGCTGTCTCCGCACCCGGGATGAGCGGTGTTTCGGCCACGCCCCTCGCCGAGCGGACGGCTTTGCGGGGCGGGGCTTTGCGTATTGTCGAGAACATGGAAGCCAGCCTCGGTGTTCCGACGGCAACCTCCCAACGACAGATTCCGATCAAGCTTCTTGATGAAAATCGCCGCCTGGTCAATCAGTATCTGGAGCCAACGGGTAGAAAGGTCTCTTACACCCATCTGATTATTCGTGCCCTGCTGAAGGCGCTGGAACACTTCCCGCAGCTCAACGATTCTCACGAGGAAATCGATGGCACGTCCTATCGCGTTCATCATCCGGACATCCACCTCGGGATCGCGGTCAATGTAATGAGCCAGGATGGCACACACACCCTCGTTGTTCCGAACATGAAGTCCGCTCAACAACTCTCCTTTCCTGAATTGATCCGGGCCTACGACGACGTCATCAGGCGCGCCCGGGAGGGGAAGCTGGAGGTCGCAGATTTTCAGGGCACCACGGTCTCGCTGACAAATCCGGGGACCCTGGGCACGACGGTGTCGAACCCGCGGCTGATGGCCGGCCAGGGGCTCATCGTGGCGACGGGGGCCATCGAGTTCCCGCCGGAGTATCTCGCCATGGCGCCCGAGGCGATTTCATGGCTGGGCATCAGCAAGGTGATCACGCTCACCAGCACGTACGATCACCGCATCATCCAGGGGGCGGAATCCGGGGCATTTCTGGCGTTCGTTGATGAATTGCTTCGAGGCCAGCACAGTTTCTATGATGAAGTTTTTTCCGAACTGCGCATCCCTTACCGGCCCTATCACTGGGCGGTGGACCTCAATCCAGCCATCCTCGGCGAGCAGCACCATCGCGATGAAGTGCGGAAGCAGGCGCGAGTCCTGGAACTCATCAATGCCTACCGGGTGCGAGGCCACCTCATCGCCGACATCGATCCCCTGGGTTGGCGGGAAGTGCGCTATCACCCGGAACTGGATATCGAAACCTACGGGCTCACGATTTGGGACCTGGACCGGCAGTTTATTACGACCGGTCTGGGAGGGGCGGAGACAGCTCCTCTGCGTGAAGTCGTGACTCGGTTGCGCCGGTTCTATTGTGGAAAGGTAGGGATTGAGTACCGTCACATTCAGAGTCCCCAGGAAAAGGAATGGATTCGGGCCCGCGTCGAAGATGATCTGCCGCCGGTTCCCAAAGAGGTGAAACAGCAGATCCTGTGGAAACTGATTTCGGCGGAGCAGTTTGAAAGGTTCCTTGCCACAAAGTATCCCGGTCAGAAACGGTATTCGATCCAGGGGGCTGAAGTCATTGTCGCGTTGTTGGATCAGTTGATTGAAAGCGCCGCGCGGTATCAAGTCCAGGACCTGACAATCGGGATGTCGCACCGCGGCCGGCTCAATGTGATAGCCAACGTCATTGGCCGGTTCTGTGAGAGGATCTTTACGGATTTTGAGGGCTCTGTCCATCCGAGGTTTCCCCACGATCAACATGATGTGAAGTACCACCGCGGCGCCAGCGGGGTGCGGGAAACCGCCAGCGGACACCCGGTGTCTCTGACGGTGTTGCCCAATCCGAGCCACCTCGAATTCGTTGATCCCGTGGTGGAAGGGATTGTCAGGGCCAAGCAGGATTTAAGAACAGGCTCAGCGTCCACCCCCCGGGGAATGCATGATCCGGCACGGAATCAGGTCCTGGCGGTCCTGGTTCACGGAGATGCCGCTTTTGTGGGGGAGGGGATTGTGGCCGAAACGTTGAACCTCTCACAGCTGCCCGGCTACACCACGCAAGGCACAATTCATTTTATTGTAAATAACCAGCTGGGCTTCACGACGCCCCCCGAGGAGGGACGGTCTTCCACTTACAGCTCTGATGTGGCAAGAATGGTTCAGGCCCCCATCTTTCATGTCAATGGGGATGATCCGGAGACCGCCTACCAGGTTCTCCAAATCGCACTGGAGTACCGGCAGGAATTTCACAAAGATGTGGTGATTGATGTGGTGGGATTCCGCCGTGAGGGTCACAACGAAGGCGATGAACCAACCTACACGCAACCCGTCATGTACAGGTTGATCCGTGCCCATCCCGGGGTGCGGCAACTCTATGCCGACAAATTGGTCCGTGAGGGAATTTATGAGGGGCCGACGGTCGCAAACCTGATTGAAGAGCGCATGCGCCGGTATGAGAACGCGCTGCTCGGCGCTAAAGAAATCGTGGCGCGACAGTTCAGCGCTCCCCATTTAAGTGAGAGGTCAGAGGAAACTGGACCGGAGGAGGGACCTCCGACCGGCGTGGATCACGCGACACTCTATGAAATTGCCCGGGTCGCTACCACGGTACCGACTGGATTTAATGTGAATCCAAAGATTGTCGGATTGCTGGCACGACGCGCCAAGATGGTCGATGGAGCGCGCGCCGTGGATTGGGGAATGGCCGAAACCCTGGCCTTCGGGTCCCTGCTCCTCGAGGGAACTGCCGTCCGTTTGGCCGGACAGGACACGGTACGGGGAACGTTCAGCCAGCGCCACGCGACCCTGTACGACACCCAAACCGGCACTCCCTGGACGCCACTGGAAGGGGCTTCAACTGACCCCGCCCGGTTCCGCGTGTACGACAGCCCGCTCTCCGAGGCCAGCGCGCTCGGTTTTGAGTATGGATACAGCGTTGCCGCCCCGCAGGCGCTGGTTCTGTGGGAAGCCCAATTCGGGGACTTTGTCAATGCGGCGCAGGTGATTGTCGACCAATTCGTTGCCGCCGGCGAAGACAAGTGGAATCAAACCAGCCGCATAGTGTTGCTTCTTCCGCACGGATATGAAGGCCAGGGCCCCGAACATTCGAGCGCCCGTCTGGAACGATTTCTTCAGCTTTGTGCCCAGGGAAACCTGCAAGTCGCCTGCTGTAGCACGGCGGCTCAGTACTTTCATCTCCTGCGACGGCAGGCCCGGCAGAAGTTGAGCAAACCACTCGTCGTCTTTACCCCGAAGAGCTTGCTGCGATTTCCCGAGGCATCCTCTCCCATAGAAGAATTCACGCATGGCATCTTTCAACCGATTCTGGGTGATGGGACAGGTCCTCCCCCTGCTAAGGTGGAGAGGGTTTTGATCTGTAGCGGAAAAATTTACTTCGAACTGAATACTGAGCGCGGAAAGACCGGAGATCAGAAGACCGCGATTCTCCGTCTGGAACAGTTTTATCCATTTCCCCGGATTCAATTGGCGGGCCATCTGAATACCTATCCCCGCGCTTCAGAGATTCGCTGGGTGCAGGAGGAACCGCAGAACATGGGAGGCTGGGGCTTTGTGGAGAAGTACCTGCAATCTCTGCTCAAACCGGAACAACGATTGCGTTATGTCGGACGAGCGACCAGCGCCAGTACGGCCACAGGGTCACACACCGTTCACCAGATGGAGCAACAGAAGATCGTCGCGGAGGCTTTCGCGTAA
- a CDS encoding HEAT repeat domain-containing protein, whose product MKVKLWQALRLLKSEFPEQRMRAVSDLADLGGPAAVTPLVGALLDPNLSVREMVEEVLSQIDPHWAELEITKKAIPKLLAALKDDHWEVRQAAAQTLGEIRDERAVKPLVLATLRVDNWMVRSAAAEALSKIGDSRANRALAAALKHRNAAVRKRAAEALRRIDPTWEASGSVDKASQEGAG is encoded by the coding sequence ATGAAAGTGAAGCTATGGCAGGCCCTGCGGCTTTTGAAGTCGGAATTTCCGGAACAGAGAATGCGCGCAGTCAGCGACCTTGCAGATCTGGGGGGGCCCGCGGCGGTCACCCCTCTTGTGGGGGCTCTCTTGGACCCTAACCTCTCGGTTCGGGAGATGGTGGAGGAGGTCTTGAGCCAAATCGATCCTCACTGGGCCGAGCTGGAGATCACCAAGAAAGCCATTCCCAAACTCCTGGCGGCACTCAAAGACGACCATTGGGAAGTCCGACAGGCAGCGGCACAGACGCTTGGGGAAATCCGGGATGAGCGCGCCGTGAAACCCCTGGTGCTGGCAACGCTGCGGGTGGATAACTGGATGGTGCGCTCGGCTGCCGCGGAAGCCCTCTCAAAAATCGGCGATTCCCGGGCCAATCGGGCACTGGCGGCGGCTCTCAAGCACCGCAATGCGGCGGTTCGCAAGAGGGCCGCGGAAGCCTTGAGGAGGATTGATCCAACCTGGGAAGCCTCAGGGAGCGTCGACAAGGCCTCGCAAGAAGGTGCAGGATAG
- a CDS encoding isoamylase, with amino-acid sequence MTWATVEGFPFPQGVSWIVEEQAYNFSLYSKHAESVTLLLYQEGDLIHPIATYSMDYLKNKSWRNWHCRLPEPAMRDARYYAYRISGPPPNGRFEWHAFNPQKILFDPYAKSIFFPPDFDQRAAVQPGPNDGKAPLGVIEKWVDPFAGGNRRAIRHESDAIIYELHVRGFTNNPNSGVAPEKRGTFSGLIEKIPYLKDLGVTVVELMPIFQYDPQAAEYWGYMPLGFFAPHHGYASSKRPGDANIEFSSMVQALHEAGIEVLLDVVYNHTGEGNQNGPVYSYKGIDNSTYYFISNPPSDPYANFSGTGNSLHCANRHVRRMIVDSLRHWARDMHVDGFRFDLASVFSRKDDGSINIDDPAIYGEIVTDPTLATTRLIAEPWDAAGAYQLGRSFPAVRWSQWNGRFRDDVRRFVKGDAGTVTALMQRLYGSDDLFPDDRMDAYHPYQSVNYIASHDGFTLYDLVSYNQKRNWENGQNNTDGTNDNYSWNCGWEGDEGVPPEVMKLRKRQVKNFSCLLFLSNGTPMFRMGDEFLRRQGGNNNPYNQDNPTTWLDWDRLQANQDIFRFFKRMIAFRKAHPSLCRSRFWRDDIRWYGVGPTVDMSYDSHSVAFSLHGASQQDDDLYVMVNAYWEDLPFILQEGGFGEWKRVIDTGLDSPGDFCDPGQEVPLQSGTYLVGARSIVVLMRKRG; translated from the coding sequence ATGACCTGGGCAACCGTCGAGGGTTTCCCTTTCCCTCAAGGCGTCTCTTGGATCGTCGAAGAGCAAGCCTACAACTTTTCACTGTATTCGAAGCACGCCGAGAGCGTCACGCTGCTGTTATATCAGGAAGGGGATCTCATCCACCCCATTGCCACCTACTCCATGGATTATCTGAAGAACAAATCCTGGAGAAACTGGCACTGCCGCCTCCCCGAGCCGGCAATGAGGGACGCCCGCTACTATGCATACCGGATTTCCGGCCCGCCGCCGAACGGGCGTTTTGAATGGCATGCCTTCAATCCACAAAAGATTCTGTTCGACCCATACGCAAAATCGATCTTCTTTCCTCCCGACTTTGATCAGCGAGCGGCCGTTCAACCCGGACCCAATGACGGCAAGGCGCCGCTGGGTGTGATTGAAAAGTGGGTCGACCCCTTCGCCGGGGGGAACCGACGTGCTATTCGCCATGAATCGGACGCCATCATCTACGAGCTGCACGTGAGGGGATTCACGAATAATCCCAATTCCGGCGTTGCTCCCGAGAAGCGGGGCACGTTTAGCGGACTCATCGAAAAGATCCCTTATCTCAAGGATCTTGGGGTCACGGTGGTGGAACTCATGCCCATCTTCCAGTATGACCCCCAGGCAGCGGAATACTGGGGTTATATGCCCCTGGGTTTCTTTGCCCCCCACCATGGCTACGCCAGTTCAAAACGGCCCGGTGATGCGAACATAGAATTCAGTTCCATGGTTCAGGCTCTGCATGAGGCCGGCATCGAGGTTCTCTTGGATGTTGTATACAATCACACCGGCGAAGGGAACCAGAACGGCCCCGTGTACAGTTACAAAGGCATCGATAACAGCACCTACTACTTCATCTCCAACCCCCCTTCGGACCCTTACGCCAATTTTTCCGGTACCGGAAACTCGCTTCACTGTGCCAACCGGCATGTGCGGAGAATGATCGTCGACAGCCTTCGACACTGGGCAAGGGACATGCACGTCGATGGATTCCGGTTCGACCTCGCATCAGTCTTTTCCCGGAAAGACGACGGGTCGATCAACATCGATGACCCGGCCATCTACGGGGAAATCGTCACCGATCCCACCCTGGCGACCACCCGGCTCATTGCCGAGCCCTGGGATGCGGCCGGGGCATATCAACTGGGTCGGTCCTTTCCCGCGGTGAGGTGGTCTCAGTGGAACGGCAGGTTCCGCGACGACGTGAGGCGATTCGTGAAGGGCGATGCTGGAACAGTGACTGCCCTGATGCAGCGTCTTTACGGCAGTGATGACCTTTTCCCGGATGACCGGATGGACGCCTACCATCCCTACCAGAGCGTGAATTACATCGCCTCCCATGATGGTTTTACGCTTTATGACCTGGTTTCCTACAACCAGAAGCGCAACTGGGAGAATGGTCAGAACAATACCGATGGGACGAATGACAACTACAGTTGGAACTGCGGTTGGGAAGGGGATGAAGGAGTCCCCCCTGAGGTCATGAAGCTGCGCAAGCGCCAGGTCAAGAACTTCAGCTGCCTGCTCTTTCTATCCAACGGGACCCCGATGTTCCGGATGGGAGATGAGTTCCTCCGGAGGCAGGGTGGCAACAATAATCCGTACAACCAGGACAATCCGACGACCTGGTTGGATTGGGATCGACTTCAAGCGAACCAGGACATTTTTCGATTTTTTAAGCGGATGATCGCGTTCCGCAAAGCCCATCCGTCGCTGTGCCGCAGCCGTTTCTGGCGCGATGATATCCGATGGTACGGGGTAGGCCCGACCGTCGACATGTCCTACGACTCCCACAGCGTGGCATTCAGCCTCCATGGGGCGTCACAGCAAGACGACGATCTCTACGTCATGGTCAACGCCTATTGGGAGGATCTCCCTTTCATCCTTCAGGAGGGAGGGTTCGGGGAATGGAAACGGGTGATCGACACGGGGCTGGACAGTCCTGGAGACTTTTGCGATCCCGGCCAGGAAGTGCCCCTCCAGTCCGGGACCTATCTTGTCGGAGCACGGTCGATCGTGGTCCTGATGAGAAAGAGGGGATGA
- a CDS encoding ABC transporter permease translates to MFERIKHMLIKEFIQVFRDPKMKRIIFLVPVIQILVFGYAVTTNVNHVATAVYDLDNSVSSRELVARFEHSKYFDIVEYVTSDARAGELIDRGEVLAVLRINRGFEDDLQAGRSSTVQVLLDGSDSNSAGIVLNYCTRIAGEFSRTTLIEQFKRLRGNAPLPPTVELSTRAWFNENLESRDFYIPGVISLMVMLITLLLTSMAVVREKEIGTMEQVMVTPIRPVEFILGKTVPFALIAFFDVMVITAVGVFWFDVPIRGSLGLLFLSTGLYLMPCLGIGLLISTISQTQQQAMLSAFLFFQPAVLLSGFIFPIANMPKFIQWLTLLNPMRYILVIVRGLFLKGVGTDVLWTQMLALGVMGVCTLWLASKRFHKTLE, encoded by the coding sequence ATGTTCGAGCGCATCAAACACATGCTGATCAAGGAGTTCATCCAGGTCTTCCGTGACCCCAAGATGAAGCGCATTATTTTTCTCGTCCCCGTCATCCAGATCCTGGTTTTCGGTTATGCGGTCACGACCAACGTTAATCACGTGGCGACCGCGGTCTATGATCTCGACAACTCGGTCTCTTCCCGGGAACTGGTGGCGCGGTTTGAGCATTCAAAATACTTCGACATCGTCGAGTATGTGACGAGTGATGCGCGGGCGGGCGAGTTGATCGACCGCGGGGAAGTCCTCGCCGTTCTTCGCATAAACCGCGGTTTCGAGGACGATCTGCAGGCAGGGCGTTCCTCAACAGTCCAAGTTCTTCTCGACGGAAGCGACTCCAATTCAGCCGGGATCGTGCTCAACTACTGTACCCGGATCGCCGGCGAGTTTTCCCGGACCACCCTGATCGAGCAATTCAAGAGACTTCGCGGCAACGCTCCCCTTCCGCCCACCGTGGAGTTGAGCACCCGCGCCTGGTTCAACGAGAACCTTGAGAGCCGCGATTTTTACATCCCCGGCGTGATCTCCCTGATGGTCATGCTGATCACGTTGCTGCTCACCAGCATGGCAGTTGTCCGGGAAAAGGAAATTGGAACCATGGAGCAGGTCATGGTCACTCCCATCCGGCCGGTGGAGTTCATCCTGGGCAAGACCGTCCCGTTCGCCTTAATTGCATTCTTCGATGTCATGGTAATCACCGCGGTGGGCGTGTTTTGGTTTGATGTCCCGATTCGGGGGAGCCTGGGGTTGCTCTTCCTTTCGACAGGACTGTACCTCATGCCGTGCCTCGGAATCGGTCTGTTGATTTCCACGATCAGTCAGACTCAACAGCAGGCTATGCTCAGCGCATTTTTATTCTTCCAGCCGGCCGTGCTCCTTTCAGGATTTATCTTCCCGATCGCCAACATGCCAAAGTTCATCCAGTGGCTCACCTTGTTGAATCCGATGCGATACATCCTGGTGATCGTCCGGGGACTCTTCCTCAAGGGGGTCGGAACCGATGTCCTGTGGACCCAGATGCTGGCCTTGGGGGTGATGGGGGTGTGTACGCTGTGGCTGGCCTCAAAAAGGTTCCACAAGACCCTGGAATAA
- a CDS encoding ABC transporter permease — MKFRRLWAVARKEFIHVIRDARSLAISIALPMLMLILFGYALSLDVDNVPLVVWDQSQSQVSREFVSRFGGSRYFSIRGYVADYPELERAIDTRRAMVALVIPTDLAGQVESGRAATAQLIVDGSDSNTATLAIGYAEGVTQVFSQEVALEKIRRSGVSPLRNPLEVQPRVWFNADLESRNYIIPGLIAVIMMIIAALLTSLTVAREWERGTMEQLISTPVKRQELILGKLLPYFTIGMFDVLLAVLMGRFVFKVPLRGSVPLLFIMAALFLAGALSMGMLMSITTKSQLLASQMAMVLTFLPAFLLSGFAFAISNMPLPLQLISYLIPARYFITLLKGIYLKGTGLRILGLEAALLTLFGIVMVAIANLKFRKKLE, encoded by the coding sequence ATGAAGTTCCGACGTCTTTGGGCTGTGGCGCGAAAAGAGTTTATTCATGTCATCCGGGATGCGCGCAGTCTGGCAATCTCCATCGCGCTTCCAATGTTGATGTTGATCCTTTTCGGGTATGCCCTGTCCCTGGATGTAGACAACGTCCCGCTGGTGGTGTGGGACCAGAGCCAGTCCCAGGTGAGCCGGGAATTTGTCAGCAGGTTCGGCGGCTCCCGCTATTTTTCTATTCGCGGCTACGTGGCGGATTACCCGGAGCTGGAACGGGCCATCGACACCCGCCGGGCAATGGTCGCGCTGGTGATTCCCACGGATCTCGCCGGACAGGTGGAATCGGGACGGGCTGCCACGGCCCAGCTGATCGTCGATGGGAGCGATTCGAACACGGCCACCCTGGCGATAGGGTACGCCGAGGGCGTCACGCAGGTTTTCTCCCAGGAGGTGGCGCTTGAGAAAATCCGCCGTTCCGGTGTTTCCCCCCTCCGCAATCCGCTCGAGGTGCAACCGCGCGTTTGGTTCAATGCCGACCTGGAATCGCGGAACTACATTATCCCCGGGCTCATTGCGGTCATCATGATGATCATCGCCGCCCTGTTGACCTCGCTGACGGTGGCGCGCGAGTGGGAACGGGGAACCATGGAGCAGCTCATTTCCACCCCGGTCAAGAGGCAGGAGTTGATCCTGGGCAAGCTGCTGCCTTACTTCACCATTGGCATGTTCGATGTGCTTCTGGCCGTCCTCATGGGGCGGTTCGTGTTCAAGGTCCCCTTGCGCGGGAGTGTGCCCCTGCTGTTTATCATGGCGGCGTTGTTCCTGGCGGGCGCCCTTTCGATGGGCATGCTGATGAGTATCACGACCAAGAGCCAGCTTCTCGCCAGCCAGATGGCAATGGTGCTGACCTTCCTGCCGGCATTTCTGTTGTCCGGATTCGCGTTCGCCATCTCCAATATGCCCTTGCCGCTCCAATTGATTTCTTATCTGATCCCGGCAAGATATTTCATCACCCTGCTCAAGGGAATCTATCTCAAAGGCACCGGCCTCAGGATATTGGGACTGGAAGCGGCGCTGCTGACCCTGTTTGGGATTGTGATGGTGGCCATAGCGAATTTGAAATTCAGAAAGAAATTGGAATAG
- a CDS encoding ABC transporter ATP-binding protein codes for MRDGDAEGDNAVVVENLVKRFGSFYAVHGISFEVSRGEIFGFLGPNGAGKSTTIRMLCGILAPTGGKGTVAGFDVRTEAEKVKNHIGYMSQKFSLYEDLTVEENIDFYSGIYQIPAERKKERKEWVIEMSGLKDHRRSLTSILSGGWKQRLALGCAILHEPPILFLDEPTSGVDPISRRLFWDLIYELAGRKVTVFVTTHYMDEAEYCDRLALIYRGELIAMGTPAILKTQYMQEDVLEVQCERPQDAMREIEQLREVQEAAMFGKGLHVVAKEGDAAAATVRRLLEERGYGPARVGKVAPSLEDVFVSLIESRDRAERPIQDVGQ; via the coding sequence ATGAGAGATGGCGACGCTGAGGGCGACAACGCTGTCGTTGTGGAAAATTTGGTCAAGCGGTTTGGCAGCTTTTATGCTGTCCACGGGATCAGTTTTGAAGTAAGCCGGGGCGAAATTTTCGGTTTTCTGGGCCCTAACGGCGCTGGAAAGTCTACGACCATTCGAATGCTCTGCGGCATCCTCGCGCCGACCGGTGGCAAAGGGACGGTGGCAGGTTTTGATGTTCGGACCGAGGCCGAAAAGGTCAAAAATCACATCGGGTACATGAGCCAGAAGTTTTCGCTCTATGAGGACTTAACAGTAGAAGAGAACATCGATTTCTATAGTGGAATCTATCAGATCCCGGCGGAGAGGAAGAAGGAGCGGAAAGAGTGGGTGATTGAGATGTCGGGTCTCAAAGACCACCGCCGCTCTCTCACCTCCATTCTTTCGGGTGGCTGGAAACAGCGCCTGGCCCTGGGATGCGCCATCCTTCATGAGCCGCCCATCCTTTTTCTGGATGAGCCCACCTCGGGGGTGGATCCCATCAGCCGGCGCCTGTTTTGGGATTTGATTTATGAACTGGCCGGCCGAAAGGTCACGGTTTTCGTCACCACACATTACATGGATGAGGCCGAATATTGTGACCGTCTGGCTTTGATTTACCGCGGCGAGCTGATCGCCATGGGAACGCCCGCCATCCTCAAGACCCAGTACATGCAGGAAGACGTTCTGGAGGTCCAGTGTGAGCGTCCTCAGGACGCCATGAGAGAGATTGAGCAATTGAGGGAAGTCCAAGAGGCCGCCATGTTCGGCAAAGGGCTCCACGTTGTGGCCAAAGAAGGTGATGCCGCGGCGGCCACAGTGCGCCGATTGCTGGAGGAGCGAGGGTACGGACCGGCACGGGTGGGGAAGGTTGCTCCTTCCCTGGAAGATGTCTTTGTGTCGCTGATTGAATCGCGCGATCGCGCCGAACGACCGATTCAGGACGTGGGACAGTAA
- a CDS encoding ABC transporter ATP-binding protein yields MDAIKTETLTKSFGSVEALSGLTLSVAEGEIFGLVGPDGAGKTTTMRLLTAIMEPTSGDAWVAGHHVVKEAEAIKEVIGYMSQRFGLYPDLTVAENMAFYADIYGVPLKGRGEKVDRLLAFSNLLPFKKRLAANLSGGMKQKLGLACALIHTPRILFLDEPTNGVDPVSRRDFWRILYQLLRERVTIFVSTAYLDEAERCNRVGLIHKGKLFTVGNPGEIKKLARGSIIEIRTSEPRKATSLLRQQMPFSAVGLFGDRIHLVAVDPEPAMRQVKELLAEAGLAPGDVHAIEPALEDVFVSLLGEGSTVKG; encoded by the coding sequence GTGGATGCCATTAAGACCGAGACCCTGACGAAGTCCTTTGGAAGCGTGGAAGCTCTCAGCGGGCTCACGCTGTCTGTTGCAGAAGGGGAAATCTTTGGTCTGGTCGGGCCGGATGGAGCGGGCAAAACGACCACGATGCGGCTGCTCACGGCGATCATGGAGCCGACCTCGGGCGACGCCTGGGTGGCCGGACACCATGTTGTGAAAGAGGCGGAGGCGATCAAAGAAGTGATCGGATACATGTCCCAGCGATTCGGTCTTTATCCCGACCTCACCGTGGCTGAAAACATGGCCTTCTATGCCGATATCTACGGAGTCCCTTTGAAGGGACGGGGGGAGAAGGTGGACCGGCTGCTCGCCTTCAGTAATCTCCTCCCTTTTAAAAAGCGCCTCGCCGCCAATTTGTCGGGGGGAATGAAACAAAAGCTTGGCCTGGCCTGCGCCCTGATCCACACCCCCCGGATTCTCTTTCTTGACGAACCCACCAATGGGGTCGATCCCGTTTCGCGTCGCGACTTCTGGCGCATCCTTTATCAGCTCCTTCGGGAGAGGGTGACCATCTTTGTATCGACGGCATACCTGGATGAGGCGGAGCGATGCAATCGCGTGGGACTGATCCACAAAGGAAAGCTTTTCACCGTCGGTAACCCGGGAGAGATCAAAAAGTTGGCCCGCGGATCCATCATTGAGATCCGGACTTCGGAGCCGCGCAAGGCGACCTCCCTGTTGCGCCAACAGATGCCGTTCAGTGCCGTCGGACTTTTTGGAGATCGTATTCATCTTGTGGCCGTGGATCCGGAACCTGCCATGCGGCAGGTGAAGGAACTCCTCGCGGAGGCGGGGCTTGCTCCGGGTGATGTCCATGCCATTGAGCCGGCGCTGGAGGATGTGTTCGTTTCCTTGCTGGGTGAGGGAAGCACGGTAAAAGGCTGA